The Thermoflexus sp. genome contains a region encoding:
- the rlmN gene encoding 23S rRNA (adenine(2503)-C(2))-methyltransferase RlmN translates to MRGLLDLSLEELTELVTSWGEPPYRARQIWGWVYRRGAATFEAMTDLPKALRARLTETFTLQTLRPLAERVSQDGWTRKWLFALPDGTEVEAVLMEYTDRRTACVSTQAGCAMGCPFCATGQMGLLRNLTPGEIVEQVLWIARWLAAHGERLTHVVFMGMGEPFANYASTAKALRLLIHPDGLHLGQRRITVSTVGIVPGIRRFAREGWQINLAISLHAATDELRNRLVPINRVYPLRALMEAVRDYIERTRRRVTFEWVMIRGVNDTPEQAEALVEWIRGMLAHVNLIPLNPTPGFPGEASPPERVEAFRRVLEKAGIPCTVRVRRGIDVAAGCGQLRAEIRGRRPQIAGPLLREVPA, encoded by the coding sequence ATGCGCGGATTGCTGGATCTATCCCTGGAGGAGCTCACGGAGCTCGTAACGAGCTGGGGGGAGCCCCCTTACCGGGCCCGCCAGATCTGGGGCTGGGTCTACCGGCGTGGCGCCGCCACCTTTGAGGCGATGACCGACCTGCCCAAAGCCCTGCGCGCCCGGCTCACGGAGACCTTCACGCTCCAGACCCTGCGCCCGCTGGCCGAACGGGTCTCCCAAGATGGGTGGACCCGGAAGTGGCTCTTCGCGCTGCCGGATGGAACCGAGGTGGAGGCGGTCCTGATGGAATACACGGACCGGCGCACCGCCTGTGTCTCGACCCAGGCCGGTTGCGCGATGGGTTGCCCCTTCTGCGCCACCGGGCAGATGGGCCTGTTGCGCAACCTCACCCCCGGCGAGATCGTGGAGCAGGTCCTCTGGATCGCCCGCTGGCTGGCCGCTCACGGCGAGCGATTGACCCATGTCGTGTTCATGGGGATGGGCGAGCCTTTCGCCAACTACGCCAGCACTGCGAAAGCGCTGCGCCTGCTGATCCATCCGGACGGCCTTCATCTAGGCCAGCGCCGGATCACCGTTTCCACAGTGGGGATCGTCCCGGGCATCCGGCGGTTTGCGCGGGAAGGATGGCAGATCAACCTGGCCATCTCCCTGCACGCCGCCACCGATGAGCTGCGCAATCGACTGGTTCCCATCAACCGTGTTTATCCCCTTCGCGCATTGATGGAGGCGGTCCGCGATTACATCGAGCGAACCCGCCGACGGGTCACGTTCGAGTGGGTGATGATCCGCGGGGTCAACGACACGCCGGAACAGGCTGAGGCGCTGGTGGAATGGATCCGGGGGATGCTGGCGCATGTGAACCTGATCCCTCTGAATCCCACCCCGGGGTTCCCGGGGGAAGCCTCCCCGCCGGAGCGCGTGGAGGCTTTCCGACGCGTCCTGGAAAAGGCGGGGATCCCCTGCACCGTCCGCGTGCGACGGGGAATCGATGTGGCGGCGGGCTGCGGCCAGCTGCGGGCGGAGATCCGCGGGCGCCGTCCGCAGATCGCTGGCCCCCTTCTCCGGGAGGTGCCCGCATGA
- a CDS encoding pyridoxal phosphate-dependent aminotransferase family protein produces MDIFGKCYRFTTAKEAMAAGFYPYFIPLDDTEGTEVIYQGRRILMFGSNNYLGLTTHPKVKEAAIDALRRYGTSCTGSRFLNGTLRLHRELEERLAAFVGKEAALVFSTGYQTNLGTISALVGRGDYVILDKEDHASIVDGARMSMGITKRFSHNDIAALERQLAALPPEAGKLVVVDGVYSMGGDIAPLPQLVEVCRKHGARLMVDDAHSLGVLGPNGRGTAAHFGLTEQVDLIMGTFSKSFASIGGFIAGDEPVIHYIQHHARSLIFSASLPAPNVAAVLAALEIMLEEPERIRRVNEIGAKMRYELRRLGFDIGPSQTPIVPIIIGDDIRTALAWKALFEEGVYVNCVVGPAVPPGKQLLRTSYMATHTDEQLERGLEIFERVGRALGLINPSTAHVEEPAPSPRA; encoded by the coding sequence ATGGATATCTTTGGGAAGTGCTATAGGTTCACCACGGCCAAAGAGGCGATGGCGGCCGGCTTCTACCCATATTTTATCCCCCTGGATGACACCGAGGGGACCGAGGTGATCTACCAGGGGCGCCGCATCCTGATGTTCGGATCCAACAACTACCTCGGATTGACCACCCACCCGAAGGTCAAAGAGGCGGCCATCGACGCGTTGAGGCGGTATGGAACCTCATGCACTGGCTCTCGCTTCCTGAACGGAACGCTGCGTCTGCATCGGGAGCTCGAGGAGCGCCTGGCGGCCTTCGTCGGAAAGGAGGCGGCGCTGGTGTTCTCCACCGGCTACCAGACCAACCTGGGGACGATCTCCGCGTTAGTCGGGCGGGGGGATTACGTGATCCTGGACAAGGAGGATCACGCCAGCATTGTGGACGGCGCCCGGATGTCCATGGGGATCACCAAACGGTTCTCCCACAATGACATCGCCGCCCTGGAGCGACAGCTGGCCGCCCTGCCCCCGGAGGCTGGCAAACTGGTGGTGGTGGATGGCGTCTATTCGATGGGCGGCGATATTGCCCCCCTGCCGCAGCTGGTGGAGGTCTGCCGCAAGCATGGGGCGCGGCTGATGGTCGACGATGCCCATTCCCTGGGAGTGCTTGGCCCCAACGGGCGGGGGACAGCGGCCCATTTCGGGCTCACGGAGCAGGTGGATCTCATTATGGGCACTTTCAGCAAATCCTTCGCCTCCATCGGCGGCTTCATCGCCGGGGATGAGCCAGTGATCCATTACATCCAGCATCACGCCCGCTCCCTGATTTTCAGTGCCAGCCTGCCTGCCCCCAATGTGGCCGCCGTGCTGGCGGCACTTGAGATCATGCTGGAGGAGCCGGAGCGGATCCGGCGGGTGAACGAGATCGGCGCCAAAATGCGCTATGAGCTCCGGCGCCTGGGCTTCGATATCGGGCCCAGTCAGACCCCCATCGTCCCGATCATCATCGGCGATGATATCCGGACCGCCCTGGCCTGGAAGGCCCTATTCGAGGAGGGCGTCTACGTGAACTGCGTGGTGGGGCCTGCGGTCCCCCCCGGGAAACAGCTCCTGCGCACCTCCTATATGGCCACCCACACCGATGAGCAGCTGGAGCGCGGCCTGGAGATCTTTGAGCGGGTCGGCCGGGCGCTGGGGCTCATCAACCCCTCGACGGCTCACGTGGAAGAGCCCGCCCCATCCCCGCGCGCCTGA